The Phoenix dactylifera cultivar Barhee BC4 chromosome 12, palm_55x_up_171113_PBpolish2nd_filt_p, whole genome shotgun sequence genome includes the window CATTTGAGGTGTAACCTTCATGTGCTCTTCACTCACCCTAGCATGTGTTGAAACTTAATTTTCCTTCCCCTGTTGTACTTTTTTGTTGAACTTGTATCACTAGAGATGAAAATGGATGTGACAAGGAGAATGTACTGATGACCTTAATTGCTAATGGTGGTAGATATTAAATAGCCTGTATCAACACACAATCTGCAGGAGACATTGTTGTGGAAGcaactcaattgctttgaggaAGGAAATTTTATTCGTATAGGGATTTGGAATTATGTAGGGTTTTGACCTTgacatatacatgcatacacatatatattacatatacatacatagctatgcatatgtatatatgtatgtatgtacaattATTGTATCATGTTCCCAAGACCATATGTGTTTTCATTGGTTATGGTAGTTGAGCtacctttcttttctctcttctcttcttatcCCTCTTTAGATCAATAGGAAAAGGGTTTTCTTAGTGGTTCTCCTTTTTTCAGTTTTTTCAAATGTAAGATcaatataaactgattttcctccCTGTGGTGGGTCGGTCAATTAGTGATGAGGTGTTTTGACAATAAGGTCTTAGATGGTGGTGTGACGTATGGGGGGTTGAAGGATACGGTGTTATATCATAGCCGTTTATGGAGGAAGCTTTCTTAGAGTACTCATAAAAATTGGAAGTGAATATATGAAAGAGAATTCTCTACTCCAGCTGATATTTTTGTGTGTTTTAGTGGTCATTATAAGTGGTCACAATTAAGTCAAGAGCATGATTCTCTACTTGCTGCTCCATAACAGATCCTTTTTATATAGATCCTTATGATATTTGCAttctagttaataattaaaatattcatCTCTTATCCAAGTGAGATCTTATGCATGATCATAACTTAACAAGGCTTGTCCTATCCATAGTCACAGGTggtaaatatttcaattttggaGAAGATCCAGAAAATTCGCCAAAAGTTTGAAAAGATTTTTGTAAAAATAaacaattaagaaaaataaagaatgcAAGATAGTCAAAATATTGATTCATGCATTCATGTCAAAACAAGCTTGGGAGAGATAAGAACAATAAGCAACAGCAAAATAACACCTCTACCGCGAAAATGTAGCATCATTAGTCTGTAAGTCATAGATGTTTCTTGATTTAGTTGTGATTAGTCTGTCAACACATCATAaagttaataaatatataattcttGATTGTTTTTTTACTGAGAATATTTTTTTCCTAAAGTTTGGAGAATATTGTTTCTTTGGTTTAGTCAAATGCGATGTGTCCACCATGAATGTAAGGTAGGTTGAAATTTGGGATGCTGCCATCTTGTTGAGTTCCAAAAATAAGGCAGGATTTTTGTAtatgacaaaaaaaaacaagcatAAATGATGATCTGAAGCTGGAAAGGACACagttatacaaagaaaatatgaGTTAGGAAGTTCGAAACAAGAATAGACACAGAGagacccctctctctctctctcttccactcATTCACTGACTCTGTAAGTTTAGATAATTGTAGAACTTAGAACTGTATAAATCTTTGGATAATTTTGTAATAGAAGCTTGAGGATTCATGTCCACAATGGAGTTACGACAGGAGCATGGGCAATTTTTGAGATGTGATATGCACAATTTAGCAAAagccatttttcctttttatctGAATCAAGAAACTTGGGATGTAACAGTTGGGTATCTTCTTTTTTGAGCAAGAAGCAAAGAGCCAGATTAAAAATTGCTTAGACATTCAGAATTATGATCAGGCCATGCAAACTTTCTATTCagtttgaatttttaaatcttTCAACCTTTCTAATCATTTTTTGAAGAATATGCCATATATTTTCTATCTTGGCCATGATTTTAATGTTCCATCTCTTCTGTCTACACTTATGGCTGTTACACTTGACTTTATTAACCTTGTATACCTATCTATGGCAGGATCTTGTTGATATTGATGTCTTCCTTGAAGCAAAAAAGGTAATTGATTCTCTCCAAAATAAGGAGGTAGGTCCTGCTCTCGCTTGGTGCGCAGAGAACAAGTCCAGGCTGAAGAAATCTAAGGTATGCTGAACTTGTTGATGCTTAATTTTTGCTATAGTTTGTTGCTTAATTACTTCTAATTGGAAGTTAAAACTACTACATTGGTGCTTTTTTAGATTTTGACTAGAAAAAGGAAAGGTGGGTACAGAAAGGGAATGTTCACACTATCAAAGAAACTTTCAAATTTCAATTAAAATTTACGTTGAATGGATTTGGTTGTGGTAGGATTTTAGTTGAAATAGAACTGTGAGAATGTGAGAATCTTTGTCTCTAATCGACTCTCCATCTGCTTTTCTGCCTGTCCCCAATCACCTTGCTTACCTACTTGGCATGCTGTTACACCTCTTTCTTGCATATGCCTTTTCTACTTGCCTCTACGTTCCTTATCTTTCACTTCATTCAGGGGGAAGCCAGTTATTTTGAATCAGAAAAGAGGTTGCATGTCTATGATCCACCACGTTGTGTGGCATATTGTTATGATCTCATGTCCTGCATATTGATTGTTTTACATTTGAATCATGATCTAGTATGAAGATATTCACTCTCTTTctgtttctctctctatctttcaTGCTCTTAGGTTACCGAACAATTATTCTTATGGTCATGATTCTAAGATTTTTGTTATAGATTGCTGtaagggtttagatattgaTACACTGTTAAGGAGTTCTTTTAATATTGAAATTCTGCATTTGTTATACCTAATGACTGACCTAAAGATAGGTTGCTTCCTGTCTCCTGTGAAATTCAGTTTTGAGTCATAGTAAGCCCGGTCAGTTTGGACAGTTCATCCGGATCGCATGCTGAACTTTGAGTTCATGCAGTTCTGAACCCCTGCCTGAATTTTTATAGGCCTGGATTTAATGTTTTTCTTGTCCTAGGTAGACCCACTTTGGCCATTCTGTTGGAGGATTTTGTTGCAActtctttttctatttaagTGGATATGTTTTGGAGTCTTGTACATAATTGGAAACAGTTGATACAGGCTTGTTGTTATGATTTTTCAAGCCTTTTTTATTGGTCATGTGGTACAAatgaaaatagaaagaaagtggCCATGGAGCAAAGCATTCAAATATCCAGAGATTGATTAAAATAGAGGGCTCCCTCAAGGGTCTTTGCTTGATATTGGTGTCCTTGCTTGTATGGTGTCCTTGCTTAGCTTCTTGCAAGAAAACATCCCCATTTTGTTTCTGTTAGAAGTTCCAGTAGTTGGCAGTCTGGCAAGTTTGTAGATGGAATAACTGCTTGCTACTTATATTAGGACGCCAAGTTCGTGAAGCCCAAGTATACTAATATCATTTCATTGAATTGCAGAGTAAACTTGAGTTTCAATTGAGGCTTCAGGAGTTCATAGAGCTGGTAAGAGCTGACAACAACTTGCGGGCCATACAATATGCTCGGAAGTATCTTGCGCCCTGGGGAGCAACTTATATGAAGGAATTGCAGCGTGTTATGGCAACTTTGGCTTTCAGGAGCAATACTGAATGTCCAGCTTACAAGGTCAGTCCTACTCTCTGGTCAATGTATAATTTAATATCAATAGGCAGATACTCTGCTGTCTTGCTGTTTAAAAAACAATTATCTATATTTTATGTAGTTTAGTTGTCTCGCTGCTTTCTCTGTCAGAAGTTTGAATTTATTCTGTTTAGTTTTTGTTTCATttagtttatttattgaataaaaGGAAAATGTAGTTATTATATCTGGAGCTCCCGAGTTCTATAGCTTCTCTGTATATGTGTTCTATGCATTGGCCTCTCAGCTTTAGCCATTGCATGGAAATATGGAAAGCATAGCAACTTTATTTTGGACattaaagggaaaaagaagaaatagaaaaaGGGATGTCGTTTTGTGACAAGCATGTGGTATGAATGATCTTGTGCCTTATGTTAGAAAGGAGCTCAGAAATTGTCCTTGATGGCCATTAAAAAAGTTAGAGAGATGGTGATGAAGGTATTAAAGTTGGATGAACTAAATGGCTATATAAGGATTTTAAGTTCCAAGATGTCATTAACTTGGTGGGCAACCAATGCCGATAGCCATATCCATCAAGCCTTTCATCTATTTGGGATCTACTTTATGAGATCCTCATTCACAAAGTATTGCTTATGTAGATCAATTTcatattttgatatatttttatgaatGACTGTCAATTTGATATCAACCCTCTACCTTTCTCATCCATGCTTGGGACTGCACATTGGCATTATGGCAATCAGTTCCAATGCGAACAAAAAACCAGTATGTCTTGAACAGATTGGAAGGCTGAAAGAACTATTATTCGCTGAGATATCACTATGTCTAGGCAATGTATAGCAaccaaaatatcaaaatatcagCTAATATAATAGAGGATTTACTATTGTTTTGTGCATTGGTTTTAATAATTAGTGATGTGGAAGAACTTGATAAGATTGTGGATATGATCTTGGCTGATATATTAGTATCATTCTGGTGACATCTTGGAATATATTGGTTTATATTTGCCATATAATAAGAGCTGATATCTTGTCTGTCGGTTCTTAAGACTGAAGCATACTAATATCTCGGCTAAGATCTTGGCTGACATAAAAACCATACGTCTAGGGGAGATGGTAAGCTCGTTTTTGATAGAATCTCTAGTTTTAACGTTCTTGTTCTTGATCATATAGCTAACCACTATAagtcattcataaaatgtttattTAGAGATGGAAAGATTCGTCCCTATCATAGTTTTGGAACTCTTGATGATAAGGTTCCTGAACACTTCAGCAGGTGTGTCATGGTTACCATGAAATTGCTAGATGTTGAATGAAAGTTCTTTGATAGCTTCTCTTTTTCCTCTTAGTCTTTCATTGGACTTAAATTCATCTTTTTAAATGGATCAGTTTCTTTTAAGATGAAAGTTAAAATTGTTTGGGTTAACTCATTCTATCTACCACCCAAAGTTGTTGAAGGCTTAAGACATACTGAGGCACCAAGGTCTCTTGGTACCTAGGTGCAAGACGCAATGCAAGGCACACTCCTTGATGAAGTGAGGTCTCTTTGGACTTCCACACCCCCCTTCCTTTTCCATTGCTGAATCAGCTAGTTAATTAATTTCTTGGTCTTTTAATTGGGGAACTTTGATTAATGGCTGAGATTTATTCCTAAGATCTAATCAACAGATTGAGCTTTATGGGAAAGGCGTGCGCCTTAGAGCCTCAACAAGGCATGTGCCTTGAGTCTTGTGTGCCACTCTGAAGGGACCTTTCCTCACTACCGACAAGGCACTTGGGGTGGGGCTTGGCCTGCACCTTGTGCCTAGGCACGCCTTCAATAAATCTGCTACCACCCTTTAAAGGGCTGGGGTTTTGTTTATAACAAAAACATATATTGGCAAGGAAGATTTGGGTCAaacatttttgttttataaatatCTATGATAAATCATTGTATTACAGTCTAATAGAGATCCTTTTAGTATTGGTATTTTACCTTAATATGATGTTATCTGGGTTGTAGGTTCTTTTTGAGCCAATGCAGTGGGACTATCTGGTTGAGCAGTTCAAGCAGGAATTTTGTAGATTGTTTGGCATGACCCTTGAACCCTTGCTGAATATTTATCTGCAAGCAGGCTTGTCAGCCCTGAAGACTCCGTATCCTCATTACATATTTGCTATATCAAGAAGAAAGTTTAGTGGGAACTTTGTTCCTACTTTGTTAATTAtgcaaatttattttttgacCTGGCAGAGTGTGTCATCAAAGACCTATTTTGTGCTGCTGTTTTTTGCTTGACCTTGTTAAGATTTTGTTTTGAAGAGGGTTGTACCAAAGAAGACCCACTATCGCAGGAGGGCTTCCGCAAATTAGCGGCACCATTGCCGTTCTCCAAGCAGCACCATTCTAAGCTCGTTTGCTACATAACCAAAGAGCTGATGGATACAGAGAACCCACCACTTGTTCTGCCAAATGGCTATGTATATAGCACTAAAGTAAGAACTGTTCTGAGGGCATGAATtcttttaaaataaagcaaTGGAACATTTACTTAAAGGTTGACAGTTGCTTCTCTTTTGATTGTAATGCaggctcttgaagaaatggCCAGCAAAAATGATGGCAGAGTTACTTGTCCCAGGACTGGTGAAACTTTCAATATCTCTGAGCTTGTCAAGGCTTACATTTCATAAATCAGCTGGAGCAATCCTTTAAATGAGGAAAGCTTATTTACTGGTTACTTGTACAAAGCTCCTGAAGCTGGCTTGTTCCATGGCACACAGGCACTGTAACTAAACAAAAATTGAACGGGCAGTGGGATTGTCTGTACTCGATCCAAGATTTGTGCAATATTTTCTGAGTCCGCTTGTCTCATGTTCAAGATTAGTCAAGCAACAAGCTGAAAGTCTTAATGCATTAGGATATGTCCtgtgtggaaaaaaaaaacataaaatgagTTTCGGTTTTTTAATGATTTGGATATTTTGTAAGCACATCTTGGTTAATATAGGCAAGCTGGAGTTAGGGACTAATATGtaaatttaatgaataaataaattaatttgtAAAACATGAAGATTTTAAGGGCAAAtatgctaaaaaaaatattttttaaaaaacaatagGCACTAAGACTTCCTAATTTCGAAGCTAGGGAATGCAGTCTATGTAACAAGATCATGCTACCAAAATGATCTGCAATGAAAGACAGCCACCCGGTACACCATActatttatttttcagaagatatgCATAGCACAAAAAGAAGTATATTATCTGACGAATCTCCAGATATCCATCAACAAAAGAGTGAGGTTGCCTTAGTACCCAATTAATCACAGTCGAAGCGTCCCCCTCCAATAGCAGAAGGATTCCTAATCCAAACTCACATACACTATAAATCTGCTATACTAAATACATGCATTTAGTTTAGttcttaatataaatatgaatgaGAGACCCTACACCTGGACCTCGTGAGTATGTatcctccttcttttctttttttttttctttttttttctttttttttttttggcgctTAGACggaaagagaagaggagggtgAGGAGAACCTCACCCGAATATTCAATACGGGTAGCACATTTTTTACTCATATCCTTTCCATCCATGATGGAGCCCACCAGCGTGGCAACTCCATCCATGTGTGAATACGTCACATCAGCACCACCTAAGTACCGGCAGATCAGATGACGACTTCACTGGACAAACCAGGCGGGAGGCATCCGGTCtccacatttaatcgacgcccgtgcatTTCGAACTTAGGCCactttgataaaattttagCCATGTTCCAACCGTGCTACTACCTTGATGGTGCGCGTGTGTATTATATTCATCATGCGATATTatataaagaaggaaaaaaaaaggaaataatttCTAATGGTGAAATGGTAGCCTTTGCCATGCTTGATAGCATGATCCGTGTGGTCAAAGAACTGGGGCTCAACTCAGGCTCCTAAAAATGGGGTCAGGTAGGCAGGAAGCTGATGCAGCGACCTTGATGCTCCGCCTACCGCTCTTTCCCACTCTCCTCTATTTTATTCTCTCCCCTTTTCTGGTTTTCGCTGGTAGCAGAACCAAGTTTTGCGGAGGTTGTTCTCTATTCCGGTGCTGCGGGCGGGTGGGCGACGGTTCCAAGTGCAAGGAAGCGCGGCTCCCAGGCACGGTGGGAACCACCTCCCGTGGCTTCTCCCCGTTTGTTTGTTGCCGCTTGGTGACGGATGCCGAGGCAAGAAACTATTTCCTTCTTAAttctcctccatctccttcccAATTCTGAATCATCTATTCCAACAAATGTTGTTGTTTTGCTATTCGTTTGCCTGCATTTCCCTCGAACCACAGCAGTGATAAAATACTTGTTTGGTGTTGACAGCTTCTAGACACAAGAAtccatatccaaaattgaaaagaTCGCCCCTTCTCCCATGCCCGTGAACCGGATTCAAAGAGAAGATGGCCTGAAGCTTACCACCCTTCCTTTGAGCACTTCCAGCCTTGAGAAAAGCAAAAGAATTTTaatctgaggaggaggaggaaactgGAAAGCAATGCATCCTGCAATCCTCCATCGCCCTCAGTCCACACCTCTGTCATTCATTGGTCGCCAATGGGTTCAGGTGAGCAGCGGCCTTGTCCTGCATTCAGAGTGGGATCAAAATTTCTTGAAGATAATGAGTGCTGCACTCTTGAAACTCCTAGTTGAAGTGAATTGCAAGGATGTGAACCAAAAAATATGTTCATGATTGGAAACTACCATCTCTTGTCCAGGAA containing:
- the LOC103709901 gene encoding protein MAEA homolog, which codes for MDMAVESPSTLGNGDSPAAPTASTPAAAAVAAAAAASPPSSRMLQLAESLKLEHQFLRVPLEHFKKTIRAHHRCAEKEVSAVLSSVAEVADRSDAMSRDDAVNHLSSLVSRLQGLKRKLEEGSRAENLQAQRCRARLDHLDSIDVENLTEWSNTRLKRILVDYMLRMSYYDTAKKLAETSNIQDLVDIDVFLEAKKVIDSLQNKEVGPALAWCAENKSRLKKSKSKLEFQLRLQEFIELVRADNNLRAIQYARKYLAPWGATYMKELQRVMATLAFRSNTECPAYKVLFEPMQWDYLVEQFKQEFCRLFGMTLEPLLNIYLQAGLSALKTPFCFEEGCTKEDPLSQEGFRKLAAPLPFSKQHHSKLVCYITKELMDTENPPLVLPNGYVYSTKALEEMASKNDGRVTCPRTGETFNISELVKAYIS